CGGGAACGGAGATCATCAGCCGCGACGGCGGCGGGATCTACGCCGAAGCTGCACGCAGGGCCGCTCCTCAGGCCGTTCAGGTCGCTGACCGTTGGCATCTGTTGCGCAACCTGAGTGAAGCGTTGTGTCGCGCGATCGCACAACATCACCGCCTGTTTTTGCAGGCAGCAAGAGCCAACCGACTGGAAGGTCCCGCACCCGCTTCACCTCCCGACGCTCCATGGAGCCAGCGCGAACTGCTGGTTCAACAAGCCAACCGGCAGAGGCGGTATGAGCGATGGGACCAGGTACGCGAGCTCTTTCTGAAGACAAGCGCTTCAGACCAAGAGCTCGCACGGCAGCTTGGCATCGATCATCGAACGGTGAAGAAGTTCAGGACAGCTGAGGTCTATCCGGAAGCGAAGCCCCGTGTTCGTGAGTCCATCGTGGACCACCATGCGAGCTATCTCGATCGGCGGCTAAAAGAAGGCTGCCGCAGTTCAACGAGGCTCTGGCATGAGCTGCGCGAACAGGCCTTCCAGGGACAGCGCAACAGCGTGAGCTACTGGCTTCAGCAACGCCGCAGCTATCGAACGCGAGCCGGACGGCCACCCGAACGACCGGCTCTGCGGGCTTCGCCACGACAGGTCGTGTGGCTCATCCTCAAGGCCGCGCCTGCCGCGAAGGACATGCTGGAGGAGACGCCGTGCGCGAAGCACTTAGACTGCCGTGGAACCAGGGTCACGTCGAAGGCCAGGTCCACCGCCTCAAGCTCATCAAACGACAAATGTACGGCAGAGCAGGCTTCGACCTCCTGCGCCTGCGCGTGCTGAATCAAGACTAAGGAAACCCACGCTGAACAGCAACGAAAGGGCAAGATAGCTTCTCACCAAATGTGCGCCAGAACCTTAGAAATGTCATGGTCTACCCGTTAGAACTGTCAGGTTCTAAGAATGGGATGGATCGATGAGCGAGCGCGATCTGAGGCGGATTGAAGTCTTGAGTGACGTGCGGGCTGGGCGTCGCACCGTGGCTGCGGCAGCAGCCGTGTTGGCCATTAGTGAGCGCCAAGCGTACCGGTCGCTGGCAAGATATGAAGTGGGTGGCGACTCAGGTCTGATCCACAAGGCGCGAGGCCGAACATCGAACCGGAGCCGGAACGAAGGCATCCGGAGGTATGCGGTCGAGCTTGTCAAGACCAGACACGCGGACTTCGGGCCGAGGCTGGCGACCAAGATGCTGCTGGACAAGCATGAGTTGCGCGTTGGCCGGGAGACGCTGCGCCGATAGATGATGGCCGAAGGCCTGTGGCTGTCACGAACGCGGCGCAGAACCTTCCACCAGCCTCGTCTCCGGCGCGAAAGCTATGGCGAGCTGATTCCGATCAACGGCAGCGATCATCGCTGTTCGAGCAGCGAGGTGACGGTCTTTGTTCGTGGGACTGTGACTTCGACAAGCGTGGCTTCGACAAGCGTGACTTCTCCCGGAGAGACACTTTCAAGCCGAACTCCCAGCGGAAGACCGCCACCGTCCACCAGTACCATGCACTTCGTGCCCTTGCCACGCTTGGTTTTACCGATGGCAGAGTCCCCTTTCTGACCAGAGCGAAACTACCGTCCAGAAACGTCTCTTCCAATTTCAGTAGACCTTCGCCATCCAGCCTCCCAGCAACGCTTGCCACGCCTCGAGCCACACATCCTGCTCTTCCCACTGCTTCAACCGCCGCTAGAAGGTTGCCGGAGAAGGATATTAAGCGGGAAAATCACCACGCCTCACCTGTTTGCAACATCCACAGAAAGCCTTCCAAACAGCCGCGATTTGACGCCCACGGACGGCCTCTCTTGTCCTTGCGCTGCTTCGGCAAAGGCAGCAGTGGCTCGATCAGTTCCCACTGCGCCTCGCTCAACAACTCAACCCGCTTCTTGCTTATGCAAGAAGTTCACCAAACCACCCGCGGCACGAGGAAGTCCTCAGCTTGAGCCCAAAGCTATTTATGAAACGTGCTCTACATCTTTTAAGTTATTTGCAGCTCTGGCGACAATCAAGTGACAAAGCCTTGACAACCTAACGAGGGAACATAAGTAGGCTCTAGGGGTATGCAAGACATAAATGTCGGTGATGGATGGTACGTTTTATTGGAACCGAGACGAACAGCCCTGAAGGTGATCTGATGAAGCCGTTTCACGAGATCCATTCAAATGATTTGAATTCGGGGCAACTCCAACGCGAACTCGACTCGCGCGGGTATGTGCTCATCAGGAAGTTGTTGCCAGCTGAAGACGTTGAGACGCTCCTTCGCGAGATTGTGCAGAATCTCTCCGCAAATGATTGGTTCTTGCCCAACCATAGTCCCATGGAGCGCGTTGCTGATCCAAACGCCGCCTGCGGTGAACCTGATCCTTTGTTCAAGCTGATTTACGAACAGATCTTCAATCTAGAGGCCTTACACCGCTTCGCTCACCATCCGAGACTCCGCGAAGTCATGCATTCGATTGTGGGCTCCCAGTTGCTTGTCCATCCGAAACCGATAGCCCGCCTGATCTTCCCTAATTGGGATCGCTTTGTAGTACATGCGCATCAGGATCATCTGGCAATCGGCGGAGACCCGGAATGCTTTACAGCGTGGATACCTCTTCATGACTGCCCCGCTGAACTCGGGCCACTGCAAATTCTAGACGGTTCACATCGCTTCGGTCTTCAGGAGGCTGACCCGTCAACCGGGGAGATTTCAAAAGACACTGCCCGCGGTGGAGACTGGGTCGGCGGCCAAATCAACGCTGGGGATGTGCTAATTTTCCACGGTTTGACAGTTCATTCCGCCTCTCCCAATACCTCTGAGCAGCTCAGGGTCTCAGTGGACTGCAGATTTCAGGACTACACTCGAACCTTCAATCCAGCAAACGCGGTTTTTCCCGGATCGAACGGCAAGTCGTGGGAGACCACCTATGCGAATTGGCGCTCAGAGGAACTCAAGTATTTCTGGAGACAAATTCCTCTGACGTTCAAACCGTCTAGGGAAGAGTTGGTTGAACTCATCGAAACGGACGATTCCCAGAGGATGCGAACACGGTACGCCAGGGTTCTAAGCCAGATCTAGATCAAATGCCTGTTGACTCCCGTGCGTAGCAATCAGAAACGGTTCACTCAAAGGCCTCAGTATGCGGCATGAAGGAAACTTGAAAGCGGCAACGCGATCGTTTTAAGAAGGGCTGGCGATGTGATCTCTCACGAAAGGCTGGACCGGAGGAGACAGTATGCAACTTCGCACGACAGCAATACGAAACCGGACTCCTTCCCCTCCACCTGCACGCAA
This region of Granulicella tundricola MP5ACTX9 genomic DNA includes:
- a CDS encoding helix-turn-helix domain-containing protein encodes the protein MSERDLRRIEVLSDVRAGRRTVAAAAAVLAISERQAYRSLARYEVGGDSGLIHKARGRTSNRSRNEGIRRYAVELVKTRHADFGPRLATKMLLDKHELRVGRETLRR
- a CDS encoding transposase, coding for MLSEAQWELIEPLLPLPKQRKDKRGRPWASNRGCLEGFLWMLQTGEAW
- a CDS encoding phytanoyl-CoA dioxygenase family protein, which translates into the protein MKPFHEIHSNDLNSGQLQRELDSRGYVLIRKLLPAEDVETLLREIVQNLSANDWFLPNHSPMERVADPNAACGEPDPLFKLIYEQIFNLEALHRFAHHPRLREVMHSIVGSQLLVHPKPIARLIFPNWDRFVVHAHQDHLAIGGDPECFTAWIPLHDCPAELGPLQILDGSHRFGLQEADPSTGEISKDTARGGDWVGGQINAGDVLIFHGLTVHSASPNTSEQLRVSVDCRFQDYTRTFNPANAVFPGSNGKSWETTYANWRSEELKYFWRQIPLTFKPSREELVELIETDDSQRMRTRYARVLSQI